Proteins from a single region of Anastrepha ludens isolate Willacy chromosome 5, idAnaLude1.1, whole genome shotgun sequence:
- the LOC128862958 gene encoding tigger transposable element-derived protein 4-like has product MKERKKKDIANEFGVLPSTLSNILKNKEVILKNAEDVAVNTKRKRLRPCHFEDIDEAMLKWLLVARGKNLPLSGPLLKQKAKDFAEALGHHEFEASTGWLDKFKSRHGVIQKTLCGESADTNIENRDEWVTNVLPKLIENYNINDIFNADETALFFKCLPTKTLAFKNEKCFGGKQSKERITVLVGSNMTGSEKLKLLVIGKAKNPRYFKGIKSLGVDYEFNKKAWMTSEIFTKWIVKLDKKFCDQNRKVLFFVDNCTAYPKDVRDKLRNIHLAYFPPNMTSLLQPMDQGIIYNMKQHYRKRILTNILTQVDEGNSVMAIDLLQAVRNLSNIWNVYVKPETVANCFKKAGFSKDVMQIPFEHWDEEDLLLISD; this is encoded by the coding sequence atgaaggaaagaaaaaaaaaagatattgccaatgaattcggagttcttcccagcactttatcaaatattttaaaaaataaggaagtgattttaaaaaatgcggaggatgtggcagtaaataccaaacgcaaaagacttcgaccttgtcattttgaggatattgacgaagcaatgctgaaatggttactcgttgcacgtggtaagaatctccctttatctggaccattattgaagcaaaaggccaaagattttgcggaagcactaggacaccacgaatttgaggcaagtacaggttggttagacaagttcaaaagtcggcatggcgttattcaaaagacattatgtggggaaagtgctgacaccaacatagaaaaccgtgatgaatgggtgacgaacgtcttaccgaaattaattgaaaattacaacattaacgacatttttaatgccgacgagactgctttgtttttcaaatgcttgccaactaaaacactggcattcaaaaatgaaaaatgctttggtgggaagcaaagcaaggagagaataactgtcctggtgggaagcaatatgactggatcagaaaagctaaaattgctggtaatcggaaaggccaaaaatccgaggtacttcaagggaataaaatctttaggtgtcgattatgagtttaacaaaaaagcatggatgaccagtgagatttttacgaaatggattgtaaaactcgacaaaaaattttgtgatcaaaacagaaaggtgttgttttttgttgataactgcactgcctaccctaaagatgtaagagacaagttgagaaacattcatctcgcttattttcctcccaacatgacttcgttactgcaaccaatggaccaaggcattatctacaacatgaaacaacattacagaaaacgaattttaacgaatatattgactcaagtggatgagggaaattctgttatggccatagacttgctgcaagcagttcgaaatcttagcaatatatggaatgtctatgttaaaccagaaacagttgccaactgttttaaaaaggctggattttcaaaagatgttatgcagattccatttgagcattgggatgaagaggaccttcttttAATATCGGATTAG